In Scleropages formosus chromosome 10, fSclFor1.1, whole genome shotgun sequence, a single genomic region encodes these proteins:
- the LOC114911666 gene encoding extracellular calcium-sensing receptor-like, giving the protein MASNEWSDLSKDGDIVIGGLFSFDVINTEDIYAFKSRPVKSKCIRKHFRELKFARTMIFTLEEINRNKKLLPGVTLGYRIFNACGNQNLLSAAMAAVVGPEEQYKSGEDCTATRVQALIGHSSSGPSGIVSKTIAPFHIPLISHLSTCECLSNRNLYPTFFRTVPSDQFQVKALVELLKHFGWTWVGYIYSAETYAEEGTAEFIKTAKEEGICTEYMLQFFGTASENALLSIVQTIKSSTSKVGLAFMSLTYFHTFLEMTKEMNVTGIQWIGSEAWISTRQLANSGTANILQGAMGFAITESYIPGLADFLLSLQPSDAPESIFTRAFWETVFGCSLSSSSSSINLKLCNGSEDLRTVTNDYTDMSDSRTVYSVYKAVYAVAHAIRNLLQCHNGKNPTTGEHCYNKSDIQPWQVLQHLKTVNFTTFSGDKVYFDKNGNSVPEYDLVNWQIDSKGSVKIVNIGRYDGSLPSGKRFIIKQNVSIMWSGNQEKVPKSVCTESCPPGTRKALNKRRPVCCFDCIQCADGEISNGTDSVNCMKCPEEYWSNDRRDQCILKATEFLSYGDIMGLLLLVFACLGALLALVIFAVFYLSKNTPIVRANNSELSFLLLFSLTLCFLCSLTFIGRPSQWSCMLRHTVFGVTFVLCISCVLGKTIVVLMAFRATLPGSNVMKWFGPPQQRLSVLAFTLIQVLICVLWLTLSPPFPNKNMKYYKDKVILECDVGSAVGFWAVLGYIGLLSLMCFVLAFLARKLPDNFNEAKFITFSMLIFCAVWITFIPAYVSSPGKLTVAVEIFAILASSFGVMLCIFLPKCYIIIFKPKLNSKKHLMGKVVLK; this is encoded by the exons ATGGCAAGCAATGAATGGTCGGATCTATCAAAGGACGGAGACATTGTAATAGGAGGACTTTTCTCATTTGACGTTATCAATACGGAAGATATTTACGCCTTCAAAAGCAGGCCAGTGAAATCAAAATGTATAAG AAAACATTTCAGGGAGCTGAAATTTGCCCGTACGATGATCTTCACTCTTGAGGAGATCAACAGAAACAAGAAGCTTCTCCCAGGTGTCACACTAGGATACAGAATCTTCAATGCCTGTGGAAACCAGAACTTGCTCAGTGCAGCAATGGCTGCTGTGGTTGGGCCAGAGGAGCAGTACAAGTCGGGAGAAGACTGCACTGCGACCAGAGTACAGGCACTCATTGGACACTCCTCATCCGGACCCAGCGGCATAGTGAGCAAGACAATCGCTCCATTTCACATTCCACTG ATCAGCCACCTTTCAACCTGTGAATGTCTGAGCAATAGAAATTTATATCCAACATTTTTTAGAACTGTACCCAGTGACCAGTTTCAGGTAAAAGCTCTTGTGGAGCTCCTGAAACACTTTGGCTGGACATGGGTGGGTTACATATATAGTGCAGAGACATATGCTGAGGAAGGAACAGCAGAATTCATCAAAACTGCAAAGGAAGAAGGAATCTGCACTGAATACATGCTACAGTTCTTTGGAACTGCATCAGAAAATGCATTACTTTCAATTGTTCAGACAATTAAAAGCTCAACTTCTAAAGTTGGTTTAGCTTTCATGTCTCTCACCTATTTTCATACTTTCTTAGAGATGACAAAGGAGATGAATGTTACAGGAATCCAATGGATTGGAAGTGAGGCCTGGATTTCAACAAGACAATTAGCAAACTCAGGAACTGCGAATATTCTGCAAGGTGCAATGGGGTTTGCCATTACCGAGAGTTACATACCAGGTCTGGCAGATTTTTTACTGAGTTTGCAGCCATCAGACGCGCCTGAGAGCATCTTCACTAGGGCCTTCTGGGAGACAGTGTTTGGCTGCAGTCTTTCTTCCTCCAGCAGCTCGATCAACCTTAAACTGTGCAACGGATCAGAGGATTTAAGGACTGTCACTAATGACTACACAGACATGTCAGATTCAAGAACTGTTTACAGTGTCTACAAGGCAGTGTATGCTGTAGCACATGCTATCCGCAATCTCCTGCAGTGTCACAATGGGAAAAATCCCACCACTGGAGAGCACTGTTACAATAAGAGTGACATCCAGCCATGGCAG GTTTTGCAACATCTGAAGACAGTAAATTTTACCACGTTTTCTGGGGACAAGGTCTATTTTGATAAGAATGGAAATTCGGTGCCCGAATATGATTTAGTGAACTGGCAAATTGACTCAAAGGGTTCTGTCAAAATTGTGAACATTGGCCGATACGACGGGTCCCTGCCAAGTGGAAAAAGGTTTATAATAAAGCAGAATGTTAGCATTATGTGGTCTGGAAACCAGGAAAAG GTGCCGAAGTCAGTCTGCACAGAAAGCTGTCCTCCCGGAACACGGAAAGCACTAAACAAGAGAAGGCCTGTCTGCTGCTTCGACTGCATTCAGTGTGCTGATGGAGAAATAAGTAACGGGACAG ACTCTGTCAACTGCATGAAGTGCCCTGAGGAGTACTGGTCCAATGACAGAAGAGACCAGTGTATTCTGAAAGCCACTGAGTTTCTGTCTTACGGGGACATTATGGGACTacttctccttgtgtttgcttgTCTTGGTGCACTTTTAGCACttgtcatttttgctgtattctATCTTTCCAAAAACACTCCCATCGTGAGGGCCaacaactcagagctgagcttcctgctgctcttctcgctcaccctctgtttcctttgctctctcactttcatcggccggccctctcagtggtcctgcatgctgcgtCACACAGTGTTCGGGGTcacctttgtcctctgcatctcttgtgttctgggcaaaacgatagtggtgttgatggccttcagggctacacttccaggcagcaatgtcatgaaatggtttggacctccacagcagagactcagtgttcttgcattcactctcattcaggtcctcatttgtgtgctctggttaacactatcccctcctttccccaacaagaatatgaagtactacaaagacaaggtcattctcgagtgtgacgtgggctcagccgtgggcttctgggctgtgttgggctacattggtctcctctctctcatgtgctttgtactggctttcctggccaggaagctgcccgacaacttcaacgaagccaaattcatcacattcagcatgctcATATTCTGTGCGGTGTGGATCACCTTTATCCCGGCCTATGTCAGCTCACCGGGCAAGTTGACTGTAGCTGTCGAAATATTTGCCATTCTAGCTTCTAGTTTTGGGGTGatgctttgcattttcttgCCAAAGTGCTATATTATCATATTTAAGCCCAAATTAAATTCAAAGAAACATTTGATGGGCAAAGTGGtattaaaatga
- the olfcn1 gene encoding extracellular calcium-sensing receptor, which yields MPNLSKKGDIMIGGIFPVFNKQEDLNASYETIPPSVTCVGFDLRAFRWTQMMMFAIDEINKDNSLLPNISLGYQIYDSCASPTNSLRAALTQLNGQKQEVSEAECYPRLSAVIAESGSSQSIAIAGVLGPFHMPMVSYFSTCACLSNKIKYPTFFRTVPSDYHQAKALASLVKHFGWSWVGAIQSDNDYGRNGLQAFSEEVQKIGVCISFIGTILRTYPRSKILRVVETIKQSSTRVILAFVPEGDLYPLMKEIVIQNITGIQWIASEAWVTAARPSTPEIFQSFGGAVGFATRKMAIPNLRDVLLNIRPSCDPGTVFVNDFWETIVGCNPCVKPGTVSSIACKGDQTVEQSQHPFFNVTELRVTYNVHKAVYAIAHALHSLIFCEKGNRNDRTKQCINISQIEPLQVNDHLKKVNFVNSFGETVFFDENGDPPPTYDIINWQLVGEKVEHVTVGYFNADGLHINEENIIWSTGSKTVPTGVCSDICSLGKRKAQIKGKPSCCFDCIPCADGTIANITGAADCTPCLGAYWSNDAKDRCVPKEIEFLSYQETMGMTLTALSLMGACLAFAVMLVFLYFRHTPIVKSNNSELSSLLLLSLLLCFLCPFLFIGQPTVPSCMLRHTAFGLTFALCISCVLGKTMVVVTAFRARLPNNNVARTFGPVQQRIIVCSCTAVQVLICFLWLTLKPPFPQQNFKLSNRKIVLECNSGSEVAFYAVLAYIGLLSGVCLMLAFLARKLPDNFNEAKFITFSMLVFCAVWITFIPAYVSSPGKYTVTVEIFAILSSTFGLLTCIFAPKCYIILIKPEKNTKKHVMGKLSTKHL from the exons ATGCCAAACCTGTCCAAGAAGGGCGACATCATGATTGGAGGGATCTTCCCTGTGTTCAACAAACAGGAGGATCTCAATGCCTCCTATGAAACTATTCCACCTTCAGTGACCTGTGTTGG ATTTGACCTCCGTGCCTTTCGGTGGACACAGATGATGATGTTTGCCATTGATGAAATTAACAAAGACAACAGCTtactgcctaatatatccctgGGATATCAAATCTATGATTCCTGTGCTTCTCCAACTAACAGTCTGCGGGCTGCACTCACACAGCTAAATGGGCAGAAGCAGGAAGTGTCTGAAGCAGAATGTTACCCCCGGTTATCTGCAGTCATTGCAGAGTCAGGGTCGTCCCAGTCGATAGCAATAGCTGGGGTACTTGGGCCATTCCATATGCCAATG GTCAGTTATTTCTCCACATGTGCCTGCCTcagcaacaaaattaaatatccCACATTTTTCCGCACCGTTCCAAGTGATTACCACCAGGCCAAAGCTTTAGCATCTCTTGTGAAGCACTTTGGATGGTCCTGGGTAGGGGCAATTCAGTCTGACAATGACTACGGACGAAATGGTCTCCAAGCTTTTTCTGAGGAAGTTCAGAAAATAGGAgtgtgcatttcatttattGGAACAATCCTGAGGACCTACCCCAGAAGCAAAATACTCAGAGTTGTCGAAACAATTAAGCAGTCAAGCACAAGAGTCATCCTGGCATTCGTCCCTGAGGGTGATCTGTATCCTTTGATGAAAGAGATTGTGATTCAGAACATCACCGGCATTCAGTGGATTGCAAGCGAAGCTTGGGTAACCGCAGCAAGGCCATCCACCCCAGAGATTTTTCAGTCTTTTGGAGGTGCTGTTGGATTTGCTACTCGTAAAATGGCCATTCCTAACCTGAGAGACGTTCTTTTAAACATAAGACCCTCCTGTGATCCAGGAACTGTGTTTGTGAATGATTTCTGGGAAACCATTGTGGGCTGCAATCCCTGTGTGAAACCAGGTACAGTGAGTTCCATAGCTTGCAAAGGAGATCAGACAGTGGAGCAATCACAGCATCCTTTCTTCAATGTCACCGAACTGCGAGTGACGTATAATGTACACAAAGCTGTGTATGCCATTGCTCATGCTCTACACAGCCTGATTTTCTGTGAGAAGGGAAATAGAAACGATCGTACCAAGCAGTGCATCAATATCTCACAAATAGAGCCCCTGCAG GTCAATGATCACCTAAAGAAAGTAAACTTTGTAAACAGCTTTGGGGAGACGGTGTTCTTCGATGAGAATGGTGATCCCCCTCCTACATACGACATCATCAACTGGCAGCTGGTGGGAGAAAAGGTGGAACATGTGACTGTCGGCTACTTTAATGCTGACGGATTGCACATCAACGAGGAGAACATCATCTGGAGCACTGGCAGCAAAACT GTCCCTACAGGAGTGTGTTCAGACATCTGTTCCCTTGGTAAGAGAAAAGCACAAATCAAAGGAAAACCATCATGCTGTTTTGACTGCATTCCCTGTGCTGATGGAACAATAGCCAACATAACAG GTGCGGCCGACTGCACTCCCTGTCTGGGGGCCTACTGGTCCAATGATGCGAAAGACAGATGTGTTCCAAAGGAAATCGAGTTCCTGTCCTACCAGGAAACCATGGGCATGACTCTGACTGCGCTGTCTCTTATGGGTGCATGCCTGGCATTCGCAGTCATGCTCGTCTTCCTTTACTTCAGACACACCCCTATCGTGAAGTCAAACAACTCAGAGCTCAGCTCACTCCTGCTActctccctgctgctctgcttcctctgcCCCTTTCTCTTTATCGGCCAGCCCACTGTCCCGTCCTGCATGCTTCGCCACACTGCCTTTGGCCTCACCTTTGCCCTCTGCATCTCCTGCGTCCTGGGGAAGACCATGGTGGTGGTGACAGCATTCCGGGCCAGGCTTCCTAACAACAATGTGGCCAGGACGTTTGGGCCAGTGCAGCAAAGGATCATAGTATGTTCATGTACCGCAGTGCAGGTTCTCATTTGCTTTCTGTGGCTCACCCTTAAACCGCCATTTCCACAACAAAACTTCAAACTCAGCAACAGGAAGATTGTTCTGGAGTGCAACTCAGGGTCAGAAGTGGCCTTCTATGCAGTCTTGGCCTACATAGGCCTTCTCTCTGGAGTCTGTTTAATGCTGGCATTTTTAGCCAGAAAACTACCTGACAATTTTAATGAGgccaaattcatcacattcagcatgctcGTATTCTGTGCTGTGTGGATCACCTTTATCCCAGCCTATGTCAGCTCACCTGGAAAGTATACAGTTACAGTTGAAATATTTGCAATTCTCTCCTCAACATTCGGCTTACTGACTTGTATATTTGCACCAAAATGCtatattattttgattaaaccagaaaaaaatacaaagaagcATGTCATGGGGAAGTTGTCCACAAAACATTTATGA
- the LOC108932258 gene encoding extracellular calcium-sensing receptor-like produces MVELASQLLSLSLLMEVVFGEPTLTKGTCVFQGKVDDRNLYEEGDIVIGGLFPLHYGPVSFIQSYQKKPEPTGYKYFSARALRWMQTMAFAIEEINQRQDFLPHLKLGYHILDSCDDIPVSLRNSLILVSGLHGNNINSTCAGMERPVSPVIIGDAASGVSMAVLRTLGSFQIPLVSYFASCNCLSNKKEFPTFMRIMPSDAFQIKALVKLIHYFQWTWVGVIGVDSDYARFAIQLFLEESSKFGVCAAYVHLYPVLLSKESVNKVVQTIKRSSAKVILNFSGESELQSILRECGNQNVMDIQWIASEAWSTAKSLWKEFHSLLKGTLGFAIRKAEIPGLQGFLTQQLLSRARKAHFLAELWEEIFDCKLNESLNDHVHGKTSSDRRPCSAPESLNSVFSEYWDVSQLRVSSNVYKAVYLIAHALHDLSACVPGAGPFADGSCADPIHFLPWQLLHYMKQASFNTLGEEVSFDKNGDPIASYDLMNWQEGPSSSLQLVKVGYYDASLGREKDLVVNDSTIWWHRGHKAPLSMCSESCFPGFRKANRKGEPVCCFDCIPCAEGEISNETDSADCRRCSIETWSNQARNQCVPKAIEFLSYQESMGMVLCAGSVFGVCVTAAVSGVFIAYRTTPVVRANNMELSFLLLLFLAVCFLVSLMFIEEPTDWLCRIRYTTFGISFSLCTSCILAKTVVVLMAFRSTLPGNSVMRWFGPAQQRASVFLCTSVQVIICLVWLTTRPPQVVYNTRHQSAKIIMECMVGSEVGFWCVLGYIGFLACLCFVMAFLARKLPDNFNEAKFITFSMLIFFAVWITFIPVYMSTSGKYMVAVHVFAILASAFGILLCIFAPKCFIVLLKPERNTRRQIMLKK; encoded by the exons ATGGTGGAGCTGGCATCTCAGCTCCTGAGCCTGTCACTTCTCATGGAGGTTGTGTTTGGTGAACCCACACTCACTAAGGGGACCTGTGTGTTCCAAGGAAAGGTGGATGATAGGAACCTGTATGAGGAAGGAGATATTGTCATTGGCGGCTTATTTCCTCTACACTATGGTCCAGTATCATTTATACAATCTTATCAGAAGAAACCAGAGCCCACTGGTTACAAATA TTTCAGTGCCAGAGCTCTGCGATGGATGCAGACGATGGCCTTTGCCATTGAAGAAATTAACCAACGGCAGGATTTCTTGCCTCATCTAAAGCTGGGGTACCATATTCTGGACAGCTGTGATGACATTCCGGTGTCTCTGAGGAATTCTCTCATTCTTGTGAGTGGATTGCATGGTAACAACATTAACTCGACATGTGCAGGGATGGAGCGACCAGTTTCACCTGTGATCATTGGAGATGCTGCTTCAGGTGTGTCGATGGCTGTTCTCAGAACTCTTGGGTCCTTTCAAATTCCTCTG GTGAGCTACTTTGCCTCTTGCAATTGCCTCAGCAATAAGAAGGAATTTCCTACTTTTATGAGGATCATGCCAAGTGATGCATTTCAGATAAAAGCTTTAGTTAAACTTATCCATTACTTTCAGTGGACTTGGGTTGGAGTGATAGGGGTGGATTCTGACTATGCTCGCTTCGCCATTCAACTTTTCTTGGAGGAGTCTTCCAAGTTTGGGGTGTGTGCTGCTTATGTGCACTTGTACCCAGTGCTCCTCTCGAAGGAGTCTGTAAACAAAGTAGTACAAACCATAAAACGATCCTCTGCAAAGGTCATCTTGAACTTTTCTGGGGAGTCCGAGTTACAGTCAATCCTCAGAGAGTGCGGAAATCAAAATGTCATGGACATACAGTGGATTGCGAGTGAAGCATGGTCCACAGCGAAATCCCTGTGGAAAGAGTTTCACAGCCTGTTGAAGGGAACACTGGGGTTTGCTATACGAAAGGCTGAAATCCCAGGTCTGCAAGGGTTCCTGACTCAACAGCTGCTCTCCCGTGCTCGCAAAGCCCATTTCCTtgctgaactgtgggaggaaatcttTGACTGTAAGCTGAATGAGTCCCTGAATGATCACGTTCATGGCAAGACTTCCTCAGACAGGAGGCCCTGTAGTGCTCCAGAGAGTCTGAACAGTGTATTCTCTGAGTACTGGGATGTGTCCCAGCTCAGAGTGTCCAGTAACGTGTACAAGGCTGTGTACCTCATTGCACATGCATTGCATGACCTGAGTGCTTGTGTTCCTGGAGCTGGACCCTTTGCTGATGGATCCTGTGCTGACCCCATCCACTTCCTTCCATGGCAG CTGCTGCACTACATGAAGCAAGCCAGTTTTAACACGCTGGGAGAGGAGGTCAGCTTTGACAAGAATGGGGACCCCATTGCATCCTATGATCTCATGAACTGGCAGGAAGGGCCCAGCAGCTCTCTACAGTTGGTAAAAGTGGGCTACTACGATGCCTCTTTGGGCAGGGAAAAGGATCTTGTTGTAAACGATTCAACAATTTGGTGGCACAGAGGACACAAG GCCCCGTTGTCCATGTGTAGTGAGAGTTGCTTCCCGGGCTTCAGGAAGGCCAATCGAAAAGGAGAGCCTGTCTGCTGCTTTGACTGTATTCCATGTGCTGAAGGGGAGATAAGTAATGAGACAG ATTCCGCAGATTGCAGGAGATGCTCTATTGAGACCTGGTCTAATCAAGCTAGAAATCAATGTGTCCCCAAAGCCATTGAGTTCCTCTCCTATCAGGAATCCATGGGAATGGTTCTCTGTGCAGGTTCTGTGTTCGGTGTTTGTGTCACTGCGGCCGTCTCGGGGGTGTTTATTGCTTATAGGACCACCCCAGTAGTTCGTGCCAACAACATGGAGCtcagcttcctgctgctgctctttcttgCTGTATGCTTTCTGGTTAGCCTGATGTTCATAGAAGAGCCTACAGACTGGCTCTGCCGAATCCGATATACTACGTTTGGTATCAGTTTCTCCCTGTGCACCTCCTGCATTCTTGCCAAAACTGTGGTAGTACTGATGGCTTTTCGGTCAACTCTGCCTGGCAACAGTGTCATGCGGTGGTTTGGTCCGGCCCAGCAAAGAGCCAGTGTCTTCCTCTGTACCAGTGTCCAGGTAATCATTTGTCTAGTGTGGCTGACCACTAGACCACCCCAGGTGGTATACAATACCAGGCACCAGAGCGCCAAAATCATTATGGAATGCATGGTGgggtcagaggtgggattctgGTGTGTGCTTGGCTATATTGGATTCCTGGCCTGCTTGTGCTTTGTCATGGCATTTCTGGCCAGGAAACTTCCAGACAATTTCAATGAGGCCAAGTTCATTACCTTCAGCATGCTTATATTTTTTGCTGTGTGGATCACCTTTATCCCTGTGTATATGAGCACATCAGGGAAGTACATGGTGGCTGTGCACGTCTTTGCCATTTTAGCCTCTGCTTTTGGCATTTTGCTCTGTATCTTTGCTCCAAAATGCTTTATTGTATTGTTGAAACCAGAGAGAAACACAAGAAGGCAAATTATGCTAAAGAAGTGA